Proteins encoded within one genomic window of Sphingomonas cannabina:
- a CDS encoding MFS transporter, giving the protein MKKRRLVLGFLALLSIITFIDRMAIAVTGPTIQKDLGISPVQWGWVLSAYVIAYAVFEIPSGAMGDRHGYRKELTRITVWWSFFTAITAACRNFWQLAAARFLFGLGAAGAYPNMTGVLYRWLPARERARGQGVIWAASRFGGALAPLLLVPANAHLGWQAVFLILGAIGFVWAIAWWRWFHDRPAEQPGITAEEVAEIGSDDHAGHAGTPWGQLLGLPQLWLIAAAYFFYAFGSWFFFGWFPTWMVKGAGFSEAEMGLYGSIPFLLGVVGNLLGGVLCDRLATRIGIRSAYRLIAGICLVLTAALLVAMSLATSKLMVVICCGAAFMVMDLMLPAAWAMCMAIGGRYGGTASGVMNTAGNLGGFICSVAFGYVVKATGNYNLPLQGVAAMVLVAAAIFAVIDCTKGFDHKAAATL; this is encoded by the coding sequence GTGAAGAAGCGGCGCCTCGTCCTCGGCTTCCTGGCCCTCCTGTCGATCATCACCTTCATCGACCGGATGGCGATCGCGGTCACTGGCCCCACGATCCAGAAGGACCTGGGCATCAGCCCCGTGCAATGGGGCTGGGTGCTGAGCGCCTATGTCATCGCCTATGCCGTGTTCGAGATTCCCTCGGGCGCGATGGGCGACCGGCACGGCTATCGCAAGGAGCTGACGCGGATTACCGTCTGGTGGTCCTTCTTCACCGCGATCACCGCCGCGTGCCGCAATTTCTGGCAGCTCGCCGCGGCGCGCTTCCTGTTCGGGCTGGGGGCGGCGGGTGCCTATCCCAACATGACCGGTGTGCTCTACCGCTGGTTGCCGGCACGCGAGCGGGCGCGCGGCCAGGGCGTGATCTGGGCGGCGAGCCGCTTCGGCGGGGCGCTGGCACCGCTGCTGCTGGTGCCGGCCAACGCCCATCTCGGCTGGCAGGCGGTGTTCCTGATCCTTGGGGCGATCGGCTTCGTCTGGGCGATCGCCTGGTGGCGCTGGTTCCACGACCGCCCCGCGGAGCAGCCCGGCATCACTGCCGAGGAGGTCGCCGAGATCGGCAGCGACGATCACGCCGGCCACGCCGGCACGCCGTGGGGCCAGCTGCTCGGCCTGCCGCAGCTGTGGCTGATCGCGGCCGCCTATTTCTTCTACGCGTTCGGCAGCTGGTTCTTCTTCGGCTGGTTTCCCACCTGGATGGTCAAGGGTGCCGGCTTCAGCGAAGCCGAGATGGGGCTCTACGGATCGATCCCCTTCCTGCTCGGCGTGGTCGGCAACCTGCTCGGCGGCGTGCTGTGCGACCGGCTGGCGACGCGGATCGGCATCCGCAGCGCCTATCGCCTGATCGCCGGGATCTGCCTGGTGCTCACCGCCGCGCTGCTCGTGGCGATGAGCCTGGCGACGAGCAAGCTGATGGTGGTGATCTGCTGCGGCGCGGCGTTCATGGTGATGGACCTGATGCTGCCCGCAGCTTGGGCGATGTGCATGGCGATCGGCGGCCGCTACGGCGGCACCGCCAGCGGCGTGATGAACACCGCCGGCAACCTGGGCGGGTTCATCTGCTCGGTCGCGTTCGGCTACGTCGTCAAGGCGACCGGCAACTACAACCTGCCGCTGCAGGGCGTCGCGGCGATGGTGCTGGTGGCGGCGGCGATCTTCGCGGTGATCGATTGTACCAAGGGGTTCGATCACAAGGCGGCGGCGACGCTCTAA
- a CDS encoding four-carbon acid sugar kinase family protein gives MTLLYGYYGDDFTGSTDVLEQLAEGGVPAVLFLRRPDEALRARFPDVRAIGIAGDSRSRSPEWMDANLPDAFAALGEAAVVHYKTCSTFDSSPATGSIGRAMEIGARVFGGVVPILVGAPHLGRYVVFGNLFAAAGGEVFRIDRHPTMSRHPVTPMHEADLRRHLALQTDMPVALVPIDRIQAGEAAAVFDAVGEGAVLFDGVDMPSLAVAGELLLSRGTRFAVGSSGVTRALVMAWQANGAVEAPGELARAGEVDRLLVVSGSCSPVTARQIARGMTEGYAGVRADVPALLNGETAEEARLVGAAETALAAGGRCVIHSADGPLGDAAPAAGDRLGVALGRVAHEIIRRQRLSRVLFAGGDTSSHGVAELGIDALTWAAPLEPGAPLVRAHAGEAVVDGLELVLKGGQMGGDGFFETVRRGR, from the coding sequence GTGACCCTGCTCTACGGCTATTACGGCGACGATTTCACCGGCTCGACCGACGTCCTCGAGCAGCTTGCCGAGGGCGGTGTGCCGGCGGTGCTGTTCCTGCGCCGGCCCGACGAAGCGTTGCGCGCGCGTTTCCCCGACGTGCGCGCGATCGGCATCGCGGGGGACAGCCGCAGCCGCTCGCCCGAATGGATGGATGCCAATCTGCCGGACGCCTTCGCGGCGCTCGGAGAGGCGGCGGTGGTCCATTACAAGACCTGCTCGACCTTCGATTCCAGCCCGGCCACCGGCTCGATCGGCCGCGCGATGGAGATCGGCGCGCGAGTGTTCGGCGGCGTGGTGCCGATCCTGGTCGGGGCACCGCATCTCGGCCGCTACGTCGTGTTCGGCAACCTGTTCGCGGCGGCAGGCGGCGAGGTTTTCCGCATCGACCGCCACCCCACCATGTCGCGCCATCCGGTGACGCCGATGCACGAGGCGGACCTGCGCCGCCACCTCGCGCTCCAGACCGACATGCCGGTGGCGCTGGTGCCGATCGACCGTATCCAGGCGGGCGAGGCTGCTGCGGTGTTCGACGCGGTGGGCGAGGGCGCGGTGCTGTTCGACGGCGTCGACATGCCGAGCCTCGCCGTGGCGGGAGAGCTGCTGCTGTCGCGCGGGACGCGTTTCGCGGTCGGCAGCTCGGGCGTGACGCGCGCGCTGGTGATGGCGTGGCAGGCGAATGGTGCGGTCGAAGCTCCCGGCGAGCTGGCGCGGGCAGGTGAGGTCGACCGGCTGCTGGTGGTGAGCGGAAGCTGCTCGCCGGTGACGGCGCGGCAGATCGCGCGGGGGATGACGGAGGGCTACGCCGGCGTGCGCGCCGACGTCCCGGCGCTGCTGAACGGCGAGACGGCGGAAGAGGCGCGGCTGGTCGGAGCGGCCGAGACGGCGCTGGCGGCGGGCGGGCGCTGCGTGATCCACTCGGCGGACGGGCCGCTCGGCGATGCCGCACCCGCGGCCGGTGACCGGTTGGGCGTGGCACTGGGCCGCGTGGCGCATGAGATCATCCGGCGGCAGCGCCTCAGCCGCGTCCTGTTCGCGGGCGGCGATACGTCGAGCCACGGCGTCGCCGAGCTCGGCATCGACGCGCTGACCTGGGCGGCACCGCTCGAACCCGGCGCGCCGCTGGTGCGGGCGCATGCCGGGGAAGCTGTCGTCGATGGCCTGGAGCTGGTGCTCAAGGGCGGCCAGATGGGCGGAGACGGGTTCTTCGAGACGGTGCGGCGGGGGCGCTAA
- a CDS encoding ribulose-bisphosphate carboxylase large subunit family protein has product MTNRVYATYWIETAFPLAQAAETMAGEQSTGTFVRVPGETDALREAHAAVVESIEELEDAAAPSLPGSGLPKGGGDGRRRTARVTLSWPVHNFGPSLPNLLATVAGNLSELKAFSGLKLLDLRLPPVFLDRYQGPQFGVPGTRELADVWDRPMIGTIIKPSVGLDPEATAAQVAGLLDAGIDFIKDDELQADGPACPFEARISAVMRVINDHAQRTGKKAMYAANLTGDVDEMLRRHDHVLAEGGTCVMASMNSIGLPAMKMLRAHSQLPIHGHRNGWGMLGRSPAIGMSYVAFQKLWRLAGIDHTHVNGIDNKFCEANESVIASARECLTPMFDPPHPGCEIMPVFSSGQSAKQAHATYEALGSTDLIFAAGGGILAHPGGPAAGVTALRQAWDAAVAGVPLDEASRQAPELQAALGAFAG; this is encoded by the coding sequence ATGACGAACCGCGTCTACGCGACCTATTGGATCGAGACCGCCTTCCCGCTTGCCCAGGCGGCGGAGACGATGGCCGGCGAGCAGTCGACCGGCACCTTCGTCCGCGTGCCCGGCGAGACCGACGCGCTGCGCGAGGCGCATGCCGCGGTGGTCGAATCGATCGAAGAGCTGGAGGATGCGGCGGCGCCGTCGCTGCCGGGCTCGGGCCTGCCCAAGGGCGGCGGCGACGGGCGGCGGCGGACGGCGCGGGTGACGCTGTCGTGGCCGGTCCATAATTTCGGGCCGTCGCTGCCGAACCTGCTCGCGACGGTCGCGGGCAACCTGTCGGAACTGAAGGCCTTCTCCGGCCTCAAGCTGCTCGACCTCAGGCTGCCGCCGGTGTTCCTCGACCGTTACCAGGGTCCGCAGTTCGGCGTACCCGGCACGCGCGAGCTGGCGGACGTCTGGGACCGGCCGATGATCGGCACGATCATCAAGCCGAGCGTCGGCCTCGACCCCGAGGCAACCGCTGCGCAGGTCGCCGGGCTGCTCGACGCCGGCATCGACTTCATCAAGGACGACGAGCTCCAGGCCGACGGCCCCGCCTGCCCGTTCGAGGCGCGGATCTCGGCGGTGATGCGCGTGATCAACGATCATGCGCAGCGCACCGGCAAGAAGGCGATGTACGCCGCCAACCTCACCGGCGATGTCGACGAGATGCTGCGCCGCCACGATCATGTGCTGGCCGAGGGCGGCACCTGCGTCATGGCGAGCATGAACTCGATCGGCCTGCCGGCGATGAAGATGCTGCGCGCACATTCTCAGCTTCCCATCCATGGCCACCGCAACGGCTGGGGGATGCTCGGCCGCTCGCCGGCGATCGGCATGAGCTACGTCGCCTTTCAGAAGCTGTGGCGGCTGGCGGGGATCGACCACACCCACGTCAACGGCATCGACAACAAGTTCTGCGAAGCGAACGAAAGCGTGATCGCCTCGGCGCGCGAATGCCTGACGCCGATGTTCGACCCGCCGCATCCGGGTTGCGAGATCATGCCGGTCTTCTCCTCCGGCCAGTCGGCCAAGCAGGCGCACGCAACCTATGAGGCATTGGGCTCGACCGACCTGATCTTCGCCGCGGGAGGCGGCATCCTCGCGCATCCCGGTGGGCCGGCGGCGGGCGTGACCGCGCTCCGCCAGGCTTGGGACGCGGCGGTGGCGGGCGTACCGCTCGATGAGGCGTCGCGCCAGGCGCCCGAACTGCAGGCTGCGCTCGGGGCGTTCGCGGGGTGA
- a CDS encoding beta-L-arabinofuranosidase domain-containing protein → MKDDMVTEGVSRRGFFHCAACATAAAGAAAMPSTAWAGAAAAAMRGREVLHEFPYGAVQLTGSGRIKEHYDRIHAHYLALDNDRLLKVFRQNAGLPAPGPDMGGWYDADGFVPGLAFGQYVSGLARLAATTGDKAAHAKVAALVDGFGEAMIAAKNPYAGKNAQAQWAAYVMDKYVVALVDAYRLSGVARAKELLPIIIDKCVPYISPVSRDRIGKVDPPYDETYVLSENLFHVADITGDEKYRAMAVHYLLNKEWFDPLAAGQDVLPTKHAYSHTIALSSGAQAYLHLGDPKYRQALVNAWKFMEPQRFASGGWGPEEQFVELHQGKLAASLKSSKAHFETPCGSFADMKLARYLIRFTGEPVYGDGLERTLYNTMLATRLPDSDGGYPYYSNYGPVGEKLYYQKKWPCCSGTLVQGVADYVQGLYFHDDDALVVNMYASSQVTWDRAGGAVEVAQETGYPATDTVRLTVRRPGNGRFAMKLRIPAWAKGATLAVNGQPQAATPGTLATVSRTWKAGDTVDLVLPQPLRTLPIDDQNPNIAAVLRGAVMYVGVNPWAGIEAQTIALPSALAPIANQTQAYRASVDGRDLVFVPYFAIDTERYNTYFKVA, encoded by the coding sequence ATGAAGGACGACATGGTGACCGAAGGCGTGTCGAGGCGCGGTTTCTTCCATTGCGCGGCCTGCGCGACGGCGGCGGCCGGCGCGGCGGCGATGCCCTCCACCGCCTGGGCGGGCGCGGCGGCTGCGGCGATGCGCGGCAGGGAAGTGCTCCATGAATTCCCCTATGGCGCGGTCCAGCTGACCGGGAGCGGCCGGATCAAGGAGCATTACGACCGCATCCATGCCCATTATCTGGCGCTCGACAACGATCGCCTGCTCAAGGTCTTCCGCCAGAACGCCGGCCTGCCGGCGCCGGGGCCGGACATGGGCGGCTGGTATGATGCCGATGGTTTCGTGCCCGGGCTCGCCTTCGGTCAGTATGTCTCCGGGCTCGCCCGCCTCGCGGCGACCACCGGCGACAAGGCGGCGCACGCCAAGGTCGCGGCGCTGGTCGACGGCTTCGGCGAGGCGATGATCGCCGCCAAGAATCCCTACGCCGGCAAGAACGCGCAGGCGCAATGGGCCGCCTATGTCATGGACAAATATGTCGTCGCGCTGGTCGACGCCTATCGGCTGAGCGGGGTCGCGCGCGCCAAGGAGCTGCTGCCGATCATCATCGACAAGTGCGTGCCCTATATCTCGCCGGTCTCGCGCGACCGCATCGGCAAGGTCGATCCGCCGTATGACGAGACCTATGTCCTGTCGGAGAACCTGTTCCACGTCGCCGACATCACCGGCGACGAGAAATACCGCGCGATGGCGGTCCATTATCTCCTCAACAAGGAGTGGTTCGATCCGCTCGCGGCCGGGCAGGACGTGCTGCCGACCAAGCACGCCTACAGTCACACGATCGCGCTGAGCTCGGGCGCGCAGGCCTATCTCCACCTCGGCGACCCCAAGTACCGGCAGGCGCTGGTCAACGCCTGGAAGTTCATGGAGCCGCAGCGCTTCGCGAGCGGCGGCTGGGGGCCGGAGGAGCAGTTCGTCGAGCTCCACCAGGGCAAGCTCGCCGCCAGCCTCAAGTCCTCGAAGGCGCATTTCGAGACGCCGTGCGGCAGCTTCGCCGACATGAAGCTGGCGCGCTACCTGATCCGCTTCACCGGCGAGCCGGTGTACGGCGACGGGCTCGAGCGCACGCTCTACAACACGATGCTGGCGACCCGCCTGCCCGACAGCGACGGCGGCTATCCCTATTATTCGAACTACGGACCCGTCGGCGAGAAGCTCTACTACCAGAAGAAATGGCCGTGCTGCTCGGGCACGCTGGTGCAGGGCGTCGCCGACTATGTGCAGGGGCTCTATTTCCATGACGACGACGCGCTGGTCGTCAACATGTACGCCTCGTCGCAGGTGACGTGGGACCGTGCGGGCGGCGCGGTCGAGGTGGCGCAGGAGACCGGCTATCCGGCGACCGACACGGTGCGGCTGACGGTGCGGAGGCCCGGCAATGGCCGCTTCGCGATGAAGCTGCGCATCCCGGCATGGGCGAAGGGTGCGACGCTGGCGGTCAACGGTCAGCCGCAGGCGGCGACGCCGGGCACGCTCGCGACCGTCTCGCGGACGTGGAAGGCGGGCGACACTGTCGATCTCGTCCTGCCGCAGCCGCTGCGCACGCTGCCGATCGACGACCAGAACCCCAATATCGCCGCCGTCCTGCGCGGCGCGGTGATGTATGTCGGCGTCAATCCGTGGGCGGGCATCGAGGCCCAGACGATCGCGCTGCCCAGCGCGCTCGCTCCGATCGCCAACCAGACCCAGGCCTATCGCGCCAGCGTCGACGGCCGCGACCTGGTGTTCGTGCCCTATTTCGCGATCGATACCGAGCGCTACAACACTTACTTCAAGGTCGCCTGA
- a CDS encoding beta-galactosidase, translating to MALSSVAAPAQPPETTAFLARATAFADRPAIAVGVSWYPEQWPESRWATDLDMMKATGFNTVRLAEFAWSRMEPEEGRFDFAWLDRAIAAAARRGFMVVLGTPTAAPPAWLTQKYPDTLRVDENGQRAGHGGRRHFSFASRRYRDFARRIATEMAKRYGHNPAVVGWQIDNEVGPPSFDPESVAAWHAFLKARYGTIDELNRRWATEYWSQHYNDFDQVPLHATGQQNPGLLLDFKHFTTATWTDYVQNQVRAIRPLIDPRAFVTTNTMFWNAGFDHFVMHRDLDLASWDNYIPNGRPDWVANGANHDLVRGYKQRNFWLMETQPGRVDWVPVNRALDPGQVRELAWQSVAHGADAVLYWQWRPAANGQETYHGAILGQDGRPNPIQPEIARVAADLTRAAPLLADTEPAAKVAMIFSYDSRWAIDLQRHHKDFDPIKAFTDFYRPLRVQSQGVHVLPVEADLKHYPLVVAPDLNVLIETQAQGLEAYVRGGGHLVLGPRSGMKDDANALWPERQPGPLAKLLGARVEQFYALDEGVGITGSIAGTASIWAEALAPEATDVRTLATYTDPGGWLDGKPAIVTRKVGRGSITYVGAWLDPDTMAKLATTLLADAGVKPLIADAHPDLEIAERTGAGKRVLIVINHGAVAHPLTPPAGAKPAGGDWTNGQVAAHGVALFQLP from the coding sequence ATGGCCTTGAGCAGCGTTGCCGCCCCAGCTCAGCCGCCTGAGACGACGGCATTCCTGGCCCGCGCGACGGCCTTCGCCGACCGTCCGGCGATTGCCGTCGGCGTCTCCTGGTATCCCGAGCAATGGCCCGAGAGCCGCTGGGCGACCGATCTCGACATGATGAAGGCGACCGGCTTCAACACCGTACGCCTCGCCGAATTCGCCTGGAGCCGGATGGAGCCGGAGGAAGGCAGGTTCGACTTCGCCTGGCTCGACCGGGCGATCGCCGCGGCGGCGCGGCGCGGGTTCATGGTGGTACTCGGCACGCCGACCGCCGCGCCGCCGGCGTGGCTTACCCAGAAATACCCCGACACGCTGCGCGTCGACGAGAACGGCCAGCGCGCCGGCCACGGCGGGCGGCGCCACTTCTCCTTCGCCAGCAGGCGCTACCGCGACTTCGCCCGCCGCATCGCGACCGAGATGGCGAAGCGCTACGGCCACAATCCGGCGGTGGTCGGCTGGCAGATCGACAATGAGGTCGGGCCGCCCTCCTTCGATCCCGAATCGGTCGCCGCCTGGCACGCCTTCCTCAAGGCCCGCTACGGCACGATCGACGAGCTCAACCGCCGCTGGGCCACCGAATATTGGAGCCAGCACTACAACGACTTCGACCAGGTCCCGCTCCACGCCACCGGCCAGCAGAACCCGGGCCTTCTGCTCGACTTCAAGCATTTCACCACCGCGACCTGGACCGACTACGTCCAGAACCAGGTCCGTGCGATCCGCCCGCTGATCGACCCGCGTGCCTTCGTCACCACCAACACCATGTTCTGGAACGCGGGCTTCGACCATTTCGTCATGCACCGCGATCTCGATCTGGCGTCCTGGGACAATTACATCCCGAACGGCCGGCCCGACTGGGTGGCGAACGGCGCCAACCACGACCTCGTCCGCGGCTACAAGCAGCGCAACTTCTGGCTGATGGAGACCCAGCCCGGCCGCGTCGACTGGGTGCCGGTCAACCGCGCGCTCGATCCGGGGCAGGTGCGCGAGCTTGCCTGGCAGTCGGTCGCGCACGGTGCCGACGCGGTGCTCTACTGGCAGTGGCGCCCGGCCGCGAACGGGCAGGAGACCTATCACGGCGCCATCCTCGGCCAAGACGGCCGGCCCAACCCGATCCAGCCCGAGATCGCCCGCGTCGCGGCCGACCTCACCAGGGCCGCGCCGCTGCTCGCTGATACCGAGCCGGCGGCGAAGGTGGCGATGATCTTCTCCTACGACAGCCGCTGGGCGATCGACCTGCAGCGCCACCACAAGGACTTCGATCCGATCAAGGCGTTCACCGATTTCTACCGGCCGCTGCGGGTGCAGTCGCAGGGAGTGCATGTCCTGCCGGTGGAGGCCGACCTCAAACATTACCCCCTAGTGGTCGCGCCCGACCTCAACGTGCTGATCGAGACGCAGGCGCAGGGGCTCGAAGCCTATGTCCGGGGCGGCGGCCATCTCGTCCTCGGCCCGCGCTCGGGCATGAAGGACGACGCCAACGCGCTATGGCCCGAACGCCAGCCGGGCCCGCTCGCGAAGCTGCTCGGCGCGCGGGTCGAGCAGTTCTATGCGCTGGACGAAGGCGTCGGCATCACTGGCTCGATCGCCGGCACGGCCTCGATCTGGGCCGAGGCGCTGGCGCCGGAGGCGACCGACGTCCGCACCCTCGCCACCTACACCGATCCCGGCGGATGGCTCGACGGCAAGCCCGCGATCGTGACCCGCAAGGTCGGGCGCGGCAGCATCACCTATGTCGGCGCCTGGCTCGATCCCGACACCATGGCGAAACTGGCGACAACGTTGCTCGCCGATGCCGGCGTGAAGCCGCTGATCGCCGACGCGCACCCCGACCTCGAGATCGCCGAGCGTACCGGCGCCGGCAAGCGCGTGCTGATCGTCATCAACCACGGCGCGGTCGCTCATCCGCTCACACCGCCCGCCGGCGCGAAGCCGGCCGGCGGGGACTGGACGAACGGCCAGGTCGCCGCGCATGGTGTCGCCCTCTTCCAGCTCCCGTAA
- a CDS encoding SGNH/GDSL hydrolase family protein — protein MKPLRLAPALIGLLALTAAHAAVPQHWVPGWTSSPIGYEPDIRDGLGRPFKDETVRQEVRAGIAGTTIRIRFTNELSDVPLRIGAASILRLDEAGKPVPGSLRPLTFSGARDVRVPTHAPLLSDPIAYPVKAGERLAVSVHFPDEAAPPAHAQMVDVAAGDATGALDLPSPRRARASGIVSAVDVVSPAASRVLVAFGDSITEGAGATPGKAMSWPDQLGRMLAASPRGRCWAVANQGISGNRLLSEGRGPNALSRFDRDVLSVPGATHVVILEGINDIGKVKDPAKDWQAPADKLIAAYEQLLARAHARGLKVIFGTLLPYEGAGYASPDGEQRRETLNRWLRANAKRFDGLIDFDAAMQEPGQPTVMRLAEQIGDHLHPNDAGYTTMAKTALPVVLAQGCR, from the coding sequence ATGAAGCCTCTCCGCCTGGCTCCGGCTCTTATCGGCCTGCTCGCGCTCACCGCCGCCCACGCCGCCGTGCCCCAGCATTGGGTGCCGGGTTGGACCTCCTCGCCGATCGGCTATGAGCCGGATATCCGCGACGGCCTCGGCCGCCCGTTCAAGGACGAGACGGTGCGCCAGGAGGTCCGCGCGGGCATCGCCGGCACCACGATCCGCATCCGCTTCACCAACGAGCTGTCGGACGTGCCGCTTCGCATCGGCGCCGCTTCGATCCTGCGGCTCGACGAGGCGGGGAAGCCGGTTCCCGGCAGCCTCCGCCCGCTGACCTTCAGCGGGGCCCGCGACGTCCGCGTGCCGACGCATGCGCCGTTGCTGTCGGACCCGATCGCCTATCCGGTGAAGGCCGGCGAGCGCCTCGCCGTCTCGGTCCATTTTCCCGACGAGGCCGCGCCGCCCGCCCATGCCCAGATGGTCGACGTCGCGGCCGGCGATGCGACCGGCGCTCTCGACCTGCCCTCGCCCCGCCGCGCCCGGGCCTCCGGCATCGTCAGCGCGGTCGACGTGGTGAGCCCGGCGGCCTCGCGCGTGCTGGTGGCGTTCGGCGATTCGATCACCGAGGGCGCCGGCGCCACGCCGGGCAAGGCGATGAGCTGGCCCGATCAGCTCGGCCGAATGCTCGCGGCGAGCCCGCGAGGCCGCTGCTGGGCGGTCGCCAACCAGGGCATCAGCGGCAACCGCCTGCTCAGCGAAGGGCGCGGCCCCAACGCACTGTCGCGCTTCGACCGCGACGTGCTGTCGGTGCCCGGCGCCACCCATGTCGTGATCCTCGAAGGCATCAACGACATCGGCAAGGTCAAGGACCCGGCGAAGGACTGGCAGGCCCCCGCCGACAAGCTGATCGCCGCCTATGAGCAGCTCCTCGCCCGCGCGCACGCCCGCGGCCTTAAGGTGATCTTCGGCACGCTGCTGCCCTATGAGGGCGCCGGCTATGCCTCGCCCGACGGCGAGCAGCGCCGTGAGACCCTCAACCGCTGGCTGCGCGCCAATGCCAAGCGTTTCGACGGCCTGATCGACTTCGACGCGGCGATGCAGGAGCCCGGTCAGCCGACCGTGATGCGCCTTGCCGAGCAGATCGGCGATCATCTCCACCCCAACGACGCGGGCTACACGACGATGGCGAAGACCGCGCTGCCGGTGGTGCTGGCGCAGGGGTGCCGGTGA
- a CDS encoding alpha-L-fucosidase: MAGIKGSIGRMAAMSASLLALAVAAPAAAEVPGYQAKVDAKLREVQAGVAQGPFKSDWDSLRQGYRTPEWFRDAKFGIFIHWGVYSVPAFANEWYSRNMYVPGNAAYEHHVKTYGPQSKFGYKDFIPQFKAEKFDPAAWVQLFSDAGARYVVPVAEHCDGFAMYASDLTEWDAADMGPHRDVVGLIAEAARATGMHFGLSSHRAEHWWWYHVGRTYDSDVNDPKYAGLYGPAAPTGLPADAPTTWPDSDSLQNWMPPNKAFLNDWMARTTELIDKYRPELIYFDWWTSAPMFAPLMRDTAAYYYNRSAARHEQGIIAYKGSQFAEGSALFDMERGKTDALKLTPWQSDTSVSVHSWGYARNDTYRTAPSLVADLIDIVSKNGNLLLNVGPKADGTIPDEIATVLRGMGGWLKVNGEAIYGTRPFKYFGEGPTKSGQVRVGGQVEESAVKGFTPADIRFTTKGDALYALGLSRPKDGRVLVKTLYAGTPYLDAPIKSIELLGGGRISWKQTPKGLEVTLPAVGDGAFPYALKIRTR, translated from the coding sequence ATGGCCGGGATCAAGGGTTCGATCGGGCGCATGGCCGCGATGTCGGCATCGCTGCTTGCGCTGGCGGTCGCGGCACCGGCGGCAGCCGAGGTGCCGGGCTACCAGGCTAAGGTCGATGCGAAGCTGCGCGAGGTGCAGGCGGGCGTCGCGCAGGGGCCGTTCAAGTCCGACTGGGATTCGCTGCGCCAGGGCTATCGCACGCCGGAATGGTTCCGCGACGCCAAGTTCGGCATCTTCATCCACTGGGGCGTCTATTCGGTGCCGGCGTTCGCGAACGAATGGTATTCGCGCAACATGTACGTGCCGGGCAACGCCGCCTACGAGCACCACGTCAAGACCTACGGCCCGCAGTCGAAGTTCGGCTACAAGGACTTCATTCCTCAGTTCAAGGCGGAGAAGTTCGATCCCGCCGCCTGGGTCCAGCTCTTCTCCGACGCCGGCGCGCGCTACGTCGTGCCGGTCGCCGAGCATTGCGACGGCTTCGCGATGTACGCCTCCGACCTCACCGAATGGGACGCGGCGGACATGGGGCCGCATCGCGACGTGGTCGGGCTGATCGCCGAGGCGGCGCGGGCGACGGGCATGCACTTCGGCCTCTCCTCCCACCGCGCGGAGCATTGGTGGTGGTACCATGTGGGCCGCACCTATGATTCGGACGTCAACGATCCGAAGTACGCCGGCCTCTACGGCCCAGCGGCGCCGACCGGCCTTCCCGCCGACGCGCCGACGACCTGGCCGGACAGCGATTCGCTCCAGAACTGGATGCCGCCGAACAAGGCGTTCCTGAACGACTGGATGGCGCGCACCACCGAACTGATCGACAAATACCGGCCCGAGCTCATCTATTTCGACTGGTGGACCTCGGCGCCGATGTTCGCACCGCTGATGCGCGACACCGCCGCCTATTACTACAACCGCTCGGCCGCGCGGCACGAGCAGGGCATCATCGCCTACAAGGGTTCGCAGTTCGCCGAGGGCAGCGCGCTGTTCGACATGGAGCGCGGCAAGACGGATGCGCTGAAGCTCACGCCCTGGCAGTCGGACACCTCGGTCAGCGTGCACAGCTGGGGCTATGCCCGGAACGACACCTACCGCACCGCGCCGTCGCTGGTGGCCGACCTGATCGACATCGTCAGCAAGAACGGCAATCTGCTGCTCAACGTCGGGCCCAAGGCCGACGGCACCATCCCCGACGAGATCGCGACGGTGCTGCGCGGCATGGGCGGCTGGCTCAAGGTCAACGGCGAGGCGATCTACGGCACGCGGCCGTTCAAATATTTCGGCGAGGGGCCGACCAAGTCGGGCCAGGTCCGCGTCGGCGGGCAGGTCGAGGAGTCGGCGGTGAAGGGCTTCACCCCGGCCGACATCCGCTTCACCACCAAGGGCGATGCGCTCTACGCACTCGGCCTCTCGCGGCCGAAGGATGGGCGGGTGCTGGTCAAGACGCTCTACGCCGGCACGCCCTATCTCGACGCGCCGATCAAGAGCATCGAGCTGCTCGGCGGGGGCCGGATCAGCTGGAAGCAGACGCCCAAGGGGCTCGAGGTCACCTTGCCGGCGGTCGGCGACGGCGCCTTCCCCTACGCACTCAAGATCAGGACGCGCTGA